A single Anopheles funestus chromosome 2RL, idAnoFuneDA-416_04, whole genome shotgun sequence DNA region contains:
- the LOC125762454 gene encoding proteoglycan 4-like, with protein sequence MTRIVILGFLLVLSLGTVHPQLVCYQCDDCELQQEIPIVCGDVDYTTTTPPDTTCPTCAPEPTLPTTPEWTTSTPDTTCPTCAPTLPTTPIPTTSTPDTTCPTCAPTLPTTPIPTTSTPETTCPTCAPTLPTSPIPTTSTPVETSTPDTTCPTCAPTLPTTPPLTTSTPLSTTTLPPPTPTQPTTPSCPAGCCPCYGARSTSIFAMAASATKNALMDEFEEDIRSTRQLPLPIYVCYTTERFVNQRRVISRGCTKRQQSLTDTCTQLSGGQTYEQCSLCSWQLCNR encoded by the exons ATGACAAGAATCGTCATATTGGGGTTTTTGTTAGTGTTAAGTCTCGGAACAG TGCATCCTCAGTTGGTTTGCTATCAGTGCGATGATTGTGAGCTACAGCAAGAGATCCCAATTGTTTGTGGAGATGTAGACTATACCACTACAACACCTCCGGATACAACCTGTCCCACCTGTGCTCCGGAACCAACGTTACCGACTACGCCGGAATGGACAACCTCTACTCCGGACACTACGTGTCCAACCTGTGCACCAACCTTGCCCACAACTCCCATTCCGACTACTTCTACACCTGACACAACGTGTCCAACGTGTGCTCCAACTCTTCCCACCACACCCATACCGACCACCTCAACGCCTGAAACCACGTGTCCTACCTGTGCACCAACTCTTCCTACATCTCCCATTCCAACGACATCCACACCAGTCGAAACTTCCACTCCAGATACCACCTGTCCTACGTGTGCTCCTACCCTTCCCACCACACCGCCTCTAACCACCTCGACACCGTTGTCCACTACGACACTACCACCTCCAACACCTACGCAACCTACCACACCATCCTGCCCGGCCGGATGTTGTCCCTGTTACGGAGCTCGTTCCACGTCCATCTTTGCGATGGCAGCAAGCGCCACCAAGAACGCTCTGATGGATGAGTTCGAAGAGGACATTCGATCAACGCGTCAGCTACCGTTACCGATCTATGTTTGCTACACCACCGAACGCTTTG TGAACCAGCGACGCGTGATCAGCCGTGGGTGTACCAAGCGGCAACAGTCGCTCACCGATACCTGCACACAGCTCAGCGGTGGACAAACCTACGAACAGTGTTCGCTCTGCTCGTGGCAGCTGTGCAACCGATAG